One genomic region from Amycolatopsis sp. FBCC-B4732 encodes:
- a CDS encoding dihydrofolate reductase family protein, whose amino-acid sequence MTQGLVTCDLTITVDGYAAGHGQSEERPFGDDGGDGWGDRLHAWYGEGRDEHPAEFHRMLTAKAFIMGRNMFGPVRGAWDRPWTGWWGDEPPYHAPVFVLTHHPRDPQPMAGGTTFHFVTDGIEAAMDRAREAAGDGGISVHGGATTVNQYLAAGLIDELRLHVSPYTLGAGVRLFDGVPALSLDQLDARSTPSVTHLRYRVRR is encoded by the coding sequence ATGACCCAGGGTTTGGTGACCTGCGACCTCACGATCACGGTCGACGGCTACGCGGCCGGGCACGGCCAGAGCGAGGAGCGGCCGTTCGGCGACGACGGCGGCGACGGCTGGGGCGACCGGCTGCACGCCTGGTACGGCGAGGGCCGCGACGAGCACCCGGCCGAGTTCCACCGGATGCTCACCGCCAAGGCGTTCATCATGGGGCGCAACATGTTCGGCCCGGTGCGGGGCGCGTGGGACCGGCCGTGGACCGGCTGGTGGGGCGACGAACCGCCGTACCACGCGCCGGTGTTCGTCCTCACCCACCACCCGCGCGACCCGCAGCCGATGGCCGGCGGCACCACCTTCCACTTCGTCACCGACGGCATCGAGGCCGCGATGGATCGGGCGCGGGAAGCCGCCGGCGACGGCGGTATTTCCGTCCACGGCGGCGCGACGACCGTCAACCAGTACCTCGCCGCGGGCCTGATCGACGAGCTGCGGCTGCACGTCTCGCCGTACACGCTCGGCGCCGGCGTCCGGCTGTTCGACGGCGTGCCCGCGCTGAGCCTCGATCAGCTCGACGCGCGCTCGACGCCGTCGGTCACGCACCTGCGGTATCGCGTGCGCCGCTGA